AATTTAGATTAGAAGGATCCAAGGAATATAGATTGTTGTTATCAGACGAATTAAAAAATAACAATTGACCTTCATAAACTATGAAACTATTAGCTGTGTAATCAGTTAGTTTTTGGCTGTTAGTTCCATCTGTCTTAATAGAATATAATTTTGAATTGTCGCTCAGATTTTGATAAATAATATAATCACCGCTTACTATAAAAGAACCTACACTATCAGCAGAGACTAATGCATTATTTGAAGTTGTAGTATCATAACTGTATATTCTTTGGGAGTCGCTTTTGTTTATATAAAATAAACTTGTATTTACGTTTATTAAATTATGAACTGAATGTGTAGTTAGCTTTTTGTAAGTTTTATCTGTTAAATTGTAAGAACTTAATGCATTGTTTTCTGTGCCGTTTGAAAAATAAATAATTTTATCTATTAATGCAATGTTATCAGCAGAATAATCAGCAAAGTCAGTTACGTTTTTACTTTGAAGAATATCCTTTGGAAGAGGGCTTGGAATAGTTGAAATTCTATTATTTTCGTCAGGATTAGGAAATATCAAATTAGTTCCATCAATAATAAAAGGACAAAAATATGTTGCGCTATCACTTAATGAAAAGGAAGCAGATGATGAGCCAGATGCATTGTATATTTGAAGTTGCTTTGTAGAAGAAGTATTAGTATTAGAACTAGAATCTGTTGATGGATTATTGGTGGAACTACAACCAATAAAAGAAAGTGTAGATAATATTAAAATTACATGAATTAATTTTCTATTCATTATTAAAATCTCCCTAATAAAAATTATATTGCAATATAAAATTAGCTAATAATATATATTGTCGTATAATAATTATAACTTCTATAGGGG
The window above is part of the Clostridium saccharoperbutylacetonicum N1-4(HMT) genome. Proteins encoded here:
- a CDS encoding DUF5050 domain-containing protein, with amino-acid sequence MNRKLIHVILILSTLSFIGCSSTNNPSTDSSSNTNTSSTKQLQIYNASGSSSASFSLSDSATYFCPFIIDGTNLIFPNPDENNRISTIPSPLPKDILQSKNVTDFADYSADNIALIDKIIYFSNGTENNALSSYNLTDKTYKKLTTHSVHNLINVNTSLFYINKSDSQRIYSYDTTTSNNALVSADSVGSFIVSGDYIIYQNLSDNSKLYSIKTDGTNSQKLTDYTANSFIVYEGQLLFFNSSDNNNLYSLDPSNLNCKRIYIMNGFQLKIFNKSIYFINGDDSNNLYSLSVDLKNSTATYKPEISEGINDYYLTSAGIFYSPSINVNNIYYKNLSL